In Zunongwangia profunda SM-A87, the following proteins share a genomic window:
- a CDS encoding SdiA-regulated domain-containing protein — MNKIVAAITIGILAIVAFVYFTMDFPFSLDRKDFEEEYTIQQKWDLPKRLEEISGMDFIDDERMAAIQDEEGIIFIYNLTSKKIEREIKFGKSGDYEGFAIVRNDAFVLRSDGVLFEVKDYLGKNPKVTEHKTFIKAKHNAEGLCADLKNNRLLLAVKDRDPLSNNTKGIYAFDLKSKKLLKTPAFAIDLKDPIFEEVKTKNKLTVMMPSEVKIHPKTGDVYITDARNPKLLILSPDGRSKKLYLLKREKFYQPEGIAFRKNGALFISNEGHSDPANILEVELQ, encoded by the coding sequence ATGAATAAAATTGTAGCAGCCATAACAATAGGTATTTTAGCCATTGTTGCTTTTGTATATTTTACAATGGATTTCCCTTTTAGTCTGGATAGAAAGGATTTTGAAGAAGAATATACCATTCAGCAAAAATGGGATTTACCTAAGCGATTAGAAGAAATCTCAGGAATGGATTTTATAGATGATGAGCGTATGGCTGCCATCCAGGATGAAGAAGGTATTATTTTCATTTACAATCTAACTTCAAAAAAGATCGAACGGGAGATTAAGTTTGGTAAATCCGGAGATTATGAAGGTTTTGCAATTGTAAGAAATGATGCTTTTGTATTGCGAAGTGATGGTGTTCTTTTTGAAGTTAAAGATTATTTAGGTAAAAATCCAAAAGTTACCGAGCATAAAACCTTTATTAAGGCAAAACATAATGCCGAGGGATTATGCGCAGATCTAAAAAATAATCGTTTATTGCTAGCGGTGAAAGACCGTGATCCTTTAAGTAATAATACAAAAGGGATTTATGCTTTCGATTTAAAATCTAAAAAGCTCCTTAAAACGCCGGCATTCGCAATAGACCTGAAAGATCCTATATTCGAAGAGGTAAAAACTAAGAATAAACTAACGGTAATGATGCCTTCTGAAGTAAAAATTCATCCTAAAACAGGAGATGTGTATATTACCGATGCTAGAAATCCTAAATTATTAATCTTGTCTCCAGACGGGCGTTCCAAAAAGTTATATTTATTAAAAAGAGAAAAATTTTATCAACCTGAGGGAATTGCTTTTCGTAAAAACGGAGCGCTGTTTATCTCGAATGAAGGACACAGCGATCCTGCCAATATTCTTGAAGTTGAGTTACAATAA
- a CDS encoding transporter family protein, whose protein sequence is MKKIMIVISLCFIATSLMAQTENDNIKWTAGRPDGHAPIGVMGDHVHHKGEWMFSYRFMTMDMEGLNRGNDAVSQQAVLDNYMVSPVAMTMNMHMLGAMYAPSDRFTLMLMGNIVGNDMQLVNRMGNHFKTSSSGFGDIKLSGMFKVLDMNRQSLHFTAGVSIPTGSIEQKDVTPMSAPKEMPLPYPMQNGSGTWDPNLGVTYLLQGSLLSFGSQLNGTLRLGKNDNDYRFGNQLVWNNWVATKIARFLSLSARIEGKAVGKIDGAYGQLNPMMVTTANTQNQGGEYVNAAFGTNFYIPDGTFKNIRLGIEYLFPLYQDVNGIQLKNDGSWTFGLQYSL, encoded by the coding sequence ATGAAAAAAATAATGATAGTGATAAGCTTATGCTTTATCGCAACCAGCCTTATGGCACAAACAGAAAATGATAATATAAAATGGACGGCAGGCAGACCAGATGGGCATGCACCAATTGGAGTAATGGGGGATCACGTACATCATAAAGGAGAGTGGATGTTTTCTTACCGATTTATGACAATGGATATGGAAGGACTCAACAGGGGTAATGATGCTGTTTCACAACAAGCGGTTTTAGATAATTATATGGTTTCACCGGTAGCTATGACAATGAACATGCATATGCTGGGAGCGATGTATGCCCCATCAGATCGGTTTACTTTAATGCTTATGGGTAATATTGTAGGGAATGATATGCAATTGGTAAACCGAATGGGAAACCATTTTAAAACCAGTTCTTCGGGTTTTGGCGATATTAAACTCTCCGGAATGTTTAAAGTATTAGATATGAATCGGCAAAGTCTGCATTTTACCGCAGGGGTTAGTATTCCTACCGGGAGTATAGAACAAAAAGATGTGACGCCAATGAGTGCGCCTAAGGAAATGCCTTTGCCCTATCCTATGCAAAACGGTAGCGGCACCTGGGATCCTAATTTGGGCGTTACTTACTTGCTACAGGGAAGTTTGCTGTCTTTTGGATCACAACTAAACGGGACCTTACGATTAGGGAAGAATGATAATGATTATCGCTTCGGAAATCAGTTGGTCTGGAATAACTGGGTGGCTACTAAAATAGCTCGTTTTTTAAGTCTTTCTGCACGGATTGAAGGAAAAGCAGTAGGGAAGATCGATGGTGCCTATGGCCAATTAAACCCGATGATGGTGACGACGGCGAATACCCAAAACCAGGGTGGGGAATATGTAAATGCTGCATTTGGGACTAATTTTTATATTCCCGATGGAACTTTTAAGAATATCAGATTAGGTATAGAATATCTATTCCCATTGTATCAGGATGTAAACGGAATTCAATTAAAAAATGATGGAAGCTGGACTTTCGGGCTTCAATATTCATTGTAA
- a CDS encoding TVP38/TMEM64 family protein codes for MEKDIKTASVSKSKAPLYISLALVASIVACYFLIPSVQEFLDKAWAVLTSGDEKRITQWVDGFGWFGPVVLILAMIIQMFLIVIPSVALMVVSIIAYGPIWGSLIVFAAVFSASTIGYIIGRYFGPVIVERLIGEKNEQKIAHFIDDYGFWAVIVTRVNPFLSNDAISFVGGILKMTYWKFIGATLVGIAPLTIFIAILGRSTDQLKSGLLWGSLVSLVLFGAYVFWDKNKRKNKK; via the coding sequence ATGGAGAAAGATATAAAAACTGCCTCGGTAAGTAAAAGTAAAGCGCCATTGTATATTTCATTGGCGCTTGTCGCATCTATAGTAGCCTGTTATTTTTTAATTCCGTCTGTACAGGAATTTTTAGATAAAGCCTGGGCCGTGCTTACTAGTGGCGACGAGAAGAGAATTACCCAGTGGGTAGATGGTTTTGGATGGTTTGGTCCCGTTGTTTTAATTCTTGCCATGATCATCCAAATGTTTTTAATCGTTATTCCCTCTGTAGCCTTAATGGTAGTATCGATCATTGCCTACGGACCAATATGGGGAAGTTTGATTGTTTTTGCCGCAGTTTTTTCGGCCAGTACCATTGGCTATATTATCGGGCGTTATTTTGGTCCTGTTATCGTAGAGCGTTTAATAGGGGAGAAGAATGAACAAAAAATAGCCCATTTTATAGACGATTACGGCTTTTGGGCGGTCATAGTGACCCGGGTAAATCCGTTTTTATCAAATGACGCTATAAGTTTTGTTGGCGGAATTTTAAAAATGACCTACTGGAAGTTTATTGGGGCTACCTTGGTAGGAATCGCACCCTTAACCATTTTTATCGCCATCCTGGGTAGAAGTACAGATCAGTTAAAATCTGGTTTGTTATGGGGATCTTTGGTAAGTTTAGTGCTTTTTGGAGCCTATGTCTTTTGGGACAAAAATAAGCGTAAAAACAAAAAATAA
- a CDS encoding PepSY-like domain-containing protein yields MKTTLYLFSLVSLLIGAGCESDDEDDFRADVPSVVLNAFQSNYPKASDVEWEMLGDDYQVDFEIERVDYEAIFSAEGDMLKYKYEISSTELPEAVKKAITTNYGNYQIDDTDILVINKDLYYQVELDGKPDKHLVLNEDGSENASITYWD; encoded by the coding sequence ATGAAAACGACACTTTATCTATTTAGCTTAGTATCTTTGTTAATAGGCGCTGGTTGTGAATCAGACGACGAAGATGATTTTAGGGCAGATGTTCCCTCTGTGGTTTTAAATGCTTTTCAATCAAATTATCCCAAGGCCAGTGATGTAGAATGGGAGATGCTAGGTGATGATTACCAGGTGGATTTTGAAATAGAAAGGGTAGATTATGAAGCCATTTTTAGTGCAGAAGGAGATATGCTTAAGTATAAATACGAGATATCATCTACAGAGCTTCCAGAAGCCGTTAAAAAAGCAATTACTACTAATTATGGAAATTATCAGATCGATGATACTGATATTCTGGTTATCAATAAAGACTTGTATTATCAGGTGGAATTAGATGGCAAACCAGATAAACATTTGGTATTAAACGAGGATGGAAGCGAAAATGCATCCATAACATATTGGGATTAG
- a CDS encoding dipeptidase — protein MKIKQLGLFALLFAQAGLAQTTDEKLVAKAKKIHERVITIDTHNDINVNNFTHDHNYTQDLDTQVNLPKMDKGDLDVSWLIVYTGQGDLDDEAYKKAYENAISKFEAIHRLTEEIAPDKIGLATTSKEVRKLVKQGKKVAMIGVENGYPIGTDIKNVEKFYDMGARYMSLAHNGHSQLSDSNTGEADGEWLNNGLSDLGKEVIKEMNRLGIMIDVSHPSKEAIKQMFELSEAPLIASHSSARALCDHSRNLDDELLALFDKHGGVIQTVAFSSYVNTEKHEAFNAAKTKVYEAKAKELGFEILSWGEVRELEEDEREAYIANYKKLVADAENEVDAIKETISPVDVSDFVDHIDYLVEKVGIDQVGISSDFDGGGGIDGWNDASESFNVTLELVKRGYTEKEIAKLWGENLLRVLDEVEAVAKKIQKA, from the coding sequence ATGAAAATAAAACAACTTGGCCTTTTTGCATTGCTCTTTGCACAGGCAGGTTTGGCACAAACCACCGATGAAAAATTAGTTGCGAAAGCAAAAAAGATTCACGAAAGAGTGATCACTATCGATACCCATAACGATATTAATGTAAACAATTTCACTCACGATCATAATTATACCCAAGACCTGGATACCCAGGTAAACCTTCCTAAAATGGACAAAGGAGATTTAGATGTTTCCTGGCTTATTGTTTACACAGGACAGGGAGATTTAGATGACGAAGCTTATAAAAAAGCATACGAAAATGCCATCTCGAAATTTGAAGCCATACATCGTTTAACCGAAGAAATAGCCCCGGATAAAATTGGTCTCGCCACCACTTCTAAAGAAGTTAGAAAACTGGTTAAGCAGGGCAAAAAAGTAGCGATGATTGGGGTAGAAAACGGCTATCCTATTGGTACCGATATTAAAAATGTAGAGAAGTTTTATGATATGGGTGCTCGTTATATGTCTTTAGCGCATAACGGTCATAGCCAGTTAAGCGACTCAAATACCGGAGAGGCCGACGGTGAATGGCTAAATAACGGCTTAAGCGATCTTGGTAAAGAAGTGATCAAAGAAATGAATCGCTTAGGGATCATGATCGATGTTTCGCATCCTTCTAAAGAGGCGATCAAACAAATGTTCGAACTTTCTGAAGCACCACTTATTGCTTCGCATTCTTCAGCCAGGGCCTTATGTGATCATAGTAGAAATTTAGATGACGAATTACTGGCCCTTTTCGATAAACATGGCGGTGTGATCCAAACCGTAGCATTTAGCTCGTATGTGAATACAGAGAAGCACGAAGCTTTTAATGCTGCAAAAACCAAAGTTTATGAAGCTAAAGCAAAGGAACTGGGTTTTGAAATCCTCTCCTGGGGAGAAGTACGTGAGCTTGAAGAAGATGAAAGAGAAGCTTATATCGCAAATTACAAAAAACTAGTTGCTGATGCTGAAAACGAGGTAGACGCGATAAAAGAAACCATTAGTCCGGTTGATGTTTCAGATTTTGTAGATCATATTGATTATTTAGTTGAAAAAGTGGGGATTGACCAGGTAGGGATCAGTTCAGATTTTGACGGCGGCGGCGGAATTGATGGATGGAATGACGCATCAGAATCTTTTAACGTAACACTGGAATTAGTTAAACGTGGCTATACCGAAAAAGAAATCGCTAAACTATGGGGAGAGAATTTGCTTCGCGTTTTAGACGAAGTGGAAGCGGTTGCCAAAAAAATTCAGAAAGCCTAA
- a CDS encoding sensor histidine kinase has product MKLLNYTTTYFAFLLLLIITVWALIFYWQMLDEIYDSMDDGLENQKMLVIQKAIKDPSILQKTNFDDGYYTFRKVTKSDKILSHRDQYRDTTMYMLNEDDFEPVRLLESIFRHEDEYYKVKVITSMVEEDDLIEDLFYSILWLYIGMVVSILLLNNFLLKKVWHPFYDLLRKLKNFNIESDQEIHYAETNIEEFKLLNKNVDRLLKKSRESYVNQKQFIENASHELQTPLAISINKLELLLESEHLNEKDISLLADGIQNLERLSKFNKSLLLLSKIENRQFENIETLDINQVLQEIIDSLEDLADLRKINIEFEQQQQLFFEGNKELIFILYVNLIKNAIIHSSKNNRIYINVAQNEVVIQNEGEHPLNTAVIFQRFYKKSGVKSSTGIGLALAKAIADKYELGLHYHFREGHLFITEFPVNLKNS; this is encoded by the coding sequence ATGAAATTACTTAATTACACGACAACATACTTTGCTTTCTTACTGTTGCTAATCATTACGGTTTGGGCGCTTATTTTTTACTGGCAAATGCTGGATGAAATTTATGATAGCATGGACGACGGACTCGAAAATCAGAAAATGCTGGTGATCCAGAAAGCTATTAAAGATCCCTCGATCTTACAAAAGACTAATTTTGATGATGGTTATTATACCTTTAGAAAGGTTACAAAATCAGATAAAATACTAAGCCATAGAGATCAGTACCGCGATACCACTATGTATATGCTAAATGAAGATGATTTTGAACCGGTACGACTATTGGAAAGCATTTTTAGACACGAGGATGAGTACTATAAAGTAAAGGTGATCACCTCGATGGTGGAAGAAGATGACCTTATCGAGGATTTGTTTTATAGTATTTTATGGCTTTATATTGGAATGGTGGTTTCTATTTTGTTGCTGAACAACTTTTTATTGAAAAAGGTATGGCATCCGTTTTATGATTTACTCAGAAAATTGAAGAATTTTAATATCGAGAGTGATCAGGAAATACATTATGCTGAAACCAATATTGAAGAATTCAAACTACTGAATAAAAATGTAGATCGACTACTTAAAAAGTCCCGGGAATCCTATGTAAATCAAAAACAGTTTATAGAAAATGCTTCACACGAGTTGCAAACGCCACTCGCGATAAGTATAAATAAGTTAGAGTTGTTGTTAGAAAGTGAGCATTTAAATGAAAAAGATATCAGCCTTTTAGCTGATGGTATTCAGAATCTGGAACGCCTGTCAAAATTCAATAAATCTCTGTTGCTGCTTAGCAAAATTGAAAACAGACAATTCGAGAATATAGAAACGCTTGATATTAATCAGGTGCTACAGGAAATTATAGATAGCCTGGAAGATTTAGCTGATTTGCGGAAAATAAACATTGAATTTGAACAGCAGCAACAGCTTTTTTTTGAGGGCAATAAGGAATTGATTTTCATTTTATATGTAAACCTTATCAAAAATGCGATTATTCATTCCTCAAAAAATAACAGGATATACATTAATGTAGCACAAAATGAGGTGGTGATTCAAAATGAAGGCGAACATCCACTAAATACGGCGGTGATTTTTCAACGATTTTATAAAAAATCAGGAGTAAAATCTTCCACCGGGATTGGTTTGGCCCTGGCAAAAGCCATAGCCGATAAATATGAGCTGGGTTTACACTATCATTTCCGCGAAGGACATCTGTTCATTACAGAATTCCCTGTAAACCTAAAGAATAGTTAA